Proteins encoded together in one Pirellulales bacterium window:
- a CDS encoding helix-turn-helix domain-containing protein: protein MSIAISERKKAVPEGKAERIAKRQKLTPPQMAAEYGVDPNKVIGWIVGGELRAINAAANLGGRPRYLIDRADIEAFESNRAVAQPAAAPRRKRSNLSAGLVRHFRGDSE, encoded by the coding sequence GTGTCGATCGCAATTTCCGAGCGGAAGAAGGCCGTCCCCGAGGGGAAGGCAGAGCGGATCGCAAAACGGCAGAAGCTCACACCGCCGCAAATGGCTGCGGAGTACGGCGTCGATCCGAACAAGGTTATCGGTTGGATCGTGGGCGGCGAACTGCGCGCTATCAATGCCGCCGCCAATCTGGGCGGCCGTCCGCGGTATCTGATCGACCGCGCCGACATTGAGGCATTCGAGTCGAATCGCGCCGTCGCCCAACCGGCTGCTGCGCCACGGCGCAAGAGAAGCAATCTGTCGGCCGGGCTCGTGCGCCATTTTCGTGGCGATTCCGAATAG
- a CDS encoding NADH:flavin oxidoreductase codes for MSFPRIAALKTAEAFRSHVAALAIELPLADPLPAAGDLAMGRPFERRTGIVGNRFAILPMEGWDGETDGRPSELTRRRWRHFGISGAKLIWGGEAAAVRHDGRANPNQLLLNEQTLPDFDRLREELVAVHEDRFGRTDDLLVGLQLTHSGRFSRPNDKRRLEPRIVYRHPCLDRRFGIADDRPMLSDGDLASLADDFVRAARLAQRAGFAFVDVKHCHSYLGHELLSAVDRPGRYGGSLENRTRFLRDIVAGIRAEAPGLEVGVRVSMFDFRPFERGSGGTGIPMAVAEPYRYAFGADAATGLTVDLRETSELFTLFENLGIELVCTSAGSPYYNPHLLRPAAFPPSDGYQPPEDPLVGVARQIAATAWLKARHPRLALIGSGYSYLQEWLPQVAERAIRAGGADFIGIGRMVLAYPEFPADVLAGRPLARKRLCRTFSDCTTAPRNGLISGCFPLDPFYKNRPERIQLAAYKQA; via the coding sequence GTGTCTTTTCCTCGTATCGCCGCGCTAAAAACCGCCGAAGCGTTCCGCTCGCACGTCGCCGCGTTGGCAATCGAACTGCCGCTGGCCGATCCGTTGCCTGCGGCCGGCGATTTGGCAATGGGCCGGCCATTTGAAAGACGAACGGGCATAGTCGGTAATCGGTTTGCCATTTTGCCGATGGAAGGGTGGGATGGAGAAACGGATGGCCGACCCTCCGAACTCACTCGGCGGCGTTGGCGGCATTTCGGCATCAGCGGGGCAAAATTGATTTGGGGGGGCGAAGCCGCTGCCGTGCGCCACGATGGCCGGGCCAATCCGAATCAACTGCTCCTCAATGAACAAACACTTCCGGACTTCGACCGCTTGCGAGAGGAACTGGTTGCCGTTCACGAAGACCGATTCGGCCGAACCGACGATCTGCTCGTCGGGTTGCAATTGACGCATTCCGGGCGGTTTTCCCGGCCGAACGACAAGCGCCGCCTCGAACCACGGATCGTATACCGGCATCCGTGCCTCGACCGCCGCTTCGGAATTGCCGACGATCGGCCAATGCTTTCCGACGGCGACCTTGCCTCGCTTGCCGACGATTTCGTTCGCGCCGCGCGGCTCGCACAGCGAGCTGGCTTCGCGTTCGTCGACGTGAAACATTGCCATAGCTATCTTGGCCATGAGCTGCTTTCGGCCGTGGATCGGCCCGGCCGATATGGCGGCAGCTTGGAAAATCGCACGCGGTTTCTGCGCGACATTGTTGCCGGCATTCGCGCCGAAGCGCCGGGGCTCGAGGTCGGCGTGCGCGTCAGCATGTTCGATTTTCGACCGTTCGAGCGCGGCAGCGGCGGAACGGGCATTCCGATGGCCGTGGCCGAGCCGTACCGATATGCCTTCGGGGCCGATGCCGCGACGGGCCTTACGGTCGATTTGCGAGAAACGTCGGAGCTATTCACCCTGTTCGAGAATCTGGGGATCGAGTTGGTTTGCACATCGGCCGGAAGCCCGTATTACAATCCGCATCTGCTTCGCCCCGCCGCGTTTCCGCCTTCCGACGGTTATCAACCTCCGGAAGACCCGCTGGTGGGCGTCGCGCGGCAAATCGCTGCCACGGCGTGGCTCAAGGCTCGGCATCCGCGCCTCGCGCTGATCGGGTCGGGCTATTCGTATTTGCAAGAATGGTTGCCGCAGGTGGCCGAGCGGGCGATCCGCGCTGGCGGGGCCGATTTCATTGGGATTGGCCGCATGGTGTTGGCGTATCCCGAGTTTCCGGCCGACGTGCTGGCTGGCCGGCCGCTTGCCCGCAAACGCCTCTGCCGCACGTTCAGCGATTGCACGACGGCGCCGCGAAATGGCCTGATCTCCGGCTGTTTTCCGCTCGATCCGTTCTACAAGAATCGGCCGGAGCGGATTCAGCTCGCCGCGTACAAGCAGGCCTGA
- a CDS encoding dihydrodipicolinate synthase family protein has product MSDSSASIEPIAMLRPRRRIVGMSAVLLPMADRRIDWAGFTAHLCRTADAGLIPAVNMDTGYVGLLDQATRIEVLRQTRLAVGRRPFLAGAFVADSPGSPFDRDAYLRAIDPIVAHGGGPVVFQSYGLTERSEVGIVAAYAELAKTVERFIAFELGTMFAPFGKIYSLEVYRELMSIEQCVGAKHSSLRRDLEWRRLALRDAVRPDFQVLTGNDLAIDMVMYGSDYLLGLSTFAPEEFARRDALWAAGDAAFYALNDALQYLGTFAFRNPVPAYKHSAAMFLKLRGWIKSDETHPDSPTRPASDRAILHEIEQRLKILTTNH; this is encoded by the coding sequence GTGAGCGATTCATCGGCGTCGATCGAGCCGATTGCCATGCTGCGGCCGCGGCGACGGATCGTCGGGATGTCGGCCGTGCTTTTGCCGATGGCCGATCGCCGGATCGATTGGGCCGGATTCACTGCCCATCTCTGCCGAACGGCTGATGCCGGTTTGATCCCGGCCGTGAATATGGACACGGGCTATGTCGGCCTTCTCGATCAGGCCACACGGATCGAAGTGTTACGGCAAACGCGGCTCGCAGTCGGGCGGCGGCCTTTCCTGGCCGGGGCGTTTGTCGCCGATTCGCCGGGAAGTCCGTTCGATCGCGACGCCTATCTGCGGGCAATCGATCCGATCGTCGCCCACGGGGGCGGGCCGGTCGTGTTTCAATCGTATGGGCTGACCGAGCGCAGCGAAGTTGGGATCGTGGCGGCGTATGCGGAGTTGGCCAAGACGGTGGAGCGATTCATCGCGTTCGAGTTGGGCACGATGTTCGCGCCGTTCGGCAAGATTTATTCGCTCGAAGTATATCGAGAGTTAATGAGCATCGAGCAATGCGTGGGAGCGAAGCATTCGTCGCTGCGGCGCGATTTGGAATGGCGGCGGCTGGCCTTGCGCGACGCGGTTCGCCCCGATTTTCAAGTCCTCACCGGAAACGACTTGGCGATCGACATGGTCATGTATGGCAGCGATTATCTGCTGGGGCTGAGCACATTTGCCCCGGAGGAATTCGCCCGCCGCGACGCGCTGTGGGCTGCAGGCGATGCGGCGTTTTACGCATTGAACGACGCGTTGCAATATCTCGGCACGTTCGCGTTCCGCAATCCCGTACCGGCCTACAAACATTCCGCGGCCATGTTCTTGAAGCTACGCGGCTGGATCAAGAGCGACGAAACGCACCCCGATAGCCCGACCCGACCGGCCAGCGATCGTGCCATCCTCCACGAAATAGAGCAGCGATTAAAAATCCTAACCACTAACCACTAA
- a CDS encoding tyrosine-type recombinase/integrase codes for MSKIAVRSDASKAGAPAKPRKDFPLFPHARGYWAKKVKGKMVYFGKIADDPKGKAALAAWLQDKDGLLADKPVRSSRGLTIEDLCDHFLTAKEKLIASGELTRRTYDEYHATGDRLIKAFGATTGVYELHPEDFDKLRASIAKQWGPVRLGNEIQRVRTIFRFGLEADLIDRPVKLGPSFKKPNRKVMRKARAAKGPKMIEAAHLRKLIDAAGIPMKAFILLALNAGLGNNDVGRMPLPSAADLARGWIVYPRPKTGVERKFPLWPETLEAVKAAIKARPTPKTEEAKGLAFVTKYGGSWAKETTDNPVSKEFRKLLDEHNLHRPGLGFYSLRHIFATIGGESRDQSAVSSIMGHIDESMAGVYRESISDARLQAVVDHVHGWLFPP; via the coding sequence ATGTCAAAAATAGCCGTGCGGTCCGATGCCAGCAAGGCGGGCGCCCCGGCGAAGCCCCGCAAAGACTTCCCGCTCTTTCCTCACGCCCGCGGCTACTGGGCCAAAAAAGTGAAGGGGAAGATGGTCTACTTCGGCAAGATTGCCGACGATCCCAAAGGCAAAGCGGCGCTAGCGGCATGGCTTCAGGATAAGGATGGGTTGCTCGCGGACAAGCCGGTCCGCAGTAGCCGCGGTTTGACCATCGAAGACCTTTGCGACCATTTCTTGACCGCCAAGGAAAAGCTGATTGCCAGCGGCGAACTCACCCGCCGCACCTACGACGAATATCACGCGACCGGCGATCGGCTGATAAAGGCATTCGGCGCGACGACCGGGGTGTACGAATTACACCCGGAAGACTTTGACAAGCTCCGGGCGAGCATCGCCAAACAATGGGGGCCGGTCCGACTCGGCAACGAAATCCAGCGCGTGCGGACCATCTTCAGGTTTGGGCTAGAGGCCGACTTGATCGACCGCCCGGTCAAATTGGGTCCATCGTTCAAGAAGCCCAACCGCAAAGTCATGCGCAAGGCGCGAGCGGCGAAGGGGCCGAAGATGATCGAGGCCGCGCACCTACGCAAGCTGATCGACGCGGCCGGGATTCCCATGAAGGCTTTCATCCTGCTCGCGCTCAATGCCGGACTCGGCAATAATGACGTGGGCAGAATGCCGCTACCGTCCGCCGCTGATCTCGCCCGCGGTTGGATCGTTTATCCGCGGCCGAAAACTGGCGTCGAGAGAAAATTCCCGCTCTGGCCGGAAACGCTCGAAGCGGTCAAGGCTGCCATCAAGGCGAGGCCGACACCAAAGACGGAAGAGGCCAAGGGGCTGGCGTTCGTCACAAAATACGGCGGAAGCTGGGCGAAGGAAACGACCGACAATCCAGTATCGAAGGAATTCCGCAAGCTGCTCGACGAGCATAATCTGCATCGGCCCGGCTTGGGTTTTTACAGCTTGCGGCACATCTTTGCGACGATCGGCGGCGAGTCTCGCGACCAGTCGGCCGTCAGTTCGATCATGGGCCATATCGACGAATCAATGGCAGGCGTCTACCGCGAATCAATCAGCGATGCGCGATTGCAGGCCGTGGTCGATCATGTTCACGGTTGGCTTTTTCCGCCTTGA
- a CDS encoding ERCC4 domain-containing protein: protein MTRSIIPAELAAESVVAIIDTREQLPVDLAPLQVEPGTLTTGDYSVRGLEPVVAIERKSLSDLLSCIGQERERFDREVLRLLAYPTRAIVIEATWPEIEAGQWRSKITPTAAIGSCIGWIAMGLPIIMAGDHQRAGRYIAKLLYTAARRRWREARGLVIGAMADGGQADE from the coding sequence ATGACACGCTCCATTATTCCCGCCGAACTCGCGGCTGAATCCGTTGTCGCCATCATCGACACCCGCGAGCAATTGCCGGTTGACCTGGCACCGCTTCAAGTCGAGCCGGGCACGCTGACGACCGGCGATTATTCGGTTCGCGGGTTGGAACCAGTTGTCGCCATCGAACGCAAGTCGCTATCTGATTTGCTCAGCTGCATCGGCCAAGAGCGCGAACGGTTCGACCGCGAAGTGTTGCGACTGCTGGCCTATCCAACGCGGGCGATTGTCATCGAAGCGACTTGGCCGGAAATCGAGGCCGGCCAGTGGCGAAGCAAGATCACGCCCACGGCCGCGATCGGCTCTTGCATCGGTTGGATAGCGATGGGCTTGCCAATCATCATGGCCGGCGACCACCAACGGGCCGGCCGCTACATCGCCAAGTTGCTCTACACCGCAGCCCGGCGTCGATGGCGCGAAGCTCGCGGGCTTGTTATCGGCGCGATGGCCGATGGAGGTCAAGCCGATGAATAA
- a CDS encoding phage/plasmid primase, P4 family, producing the protein MKQVVFNVAPANGKASRLVIASDAAGNEVHRDAINPDKASDRERFLRGLGMIDAEQAKVLSLQLVQTTDQVDAEAERAADEAAEAEYTIAEQGDRPRRRRKPPIPLVAAGQIPPIRQSDGQTDLSNGRRFIRMFGEDVRYVAAWRKWLVFDGKRWAIDEGTRIEALAKQCADAIWKVAAAELEQCDYGMQEAILRFAKYSASNRGILAMLLMARSEPGIAVEVKELNANGWLFNVCNGTLDLQTQRLRSHRREDLITKLCPTIFDPSADCKLWLSGLSKISNGRKSIEGFLRRLAGYSLTGVVRDHVLAFLFGSGANGKSTFLNAMLSTMGTDYATKLSAEVLMQKDGASHPTGLTDLYGMRLAVVIETEEGKRLAESMAKELSGGDAIRARRMRENFWEFQPTHKLWFGTNHRPIIKGTDHAIWRRIKMIPFDAVISDSEAVTDMCERLQTEASGILNWMLLGCGEWQADGLGEPSEVTEATGGYRSEMDSIGAFLRDCCHLTQIATCRASTLYAAYVEWAKAAGEHPISGRRFGMSMTERGLERFTSNGPIYRGIGLLADGTD; encoded by the coding sequence ATGAAACAAGTCGTTTTCAACGTGGCGCCGGCGAACGGCAAAGCCAGCCGGCTCGTTATCGCGTCCGATGCGGCCGGCAATGAAGTGCACCGCGATGCGATCAACCCCGACAAGGCCAGCGACCGGGAGCGATTTTTGCGCGGGCTCGGCATGATCGACGCGGAGCAAGCCAAGGTGCTCTCGCTGCAGCTCGTCCAAACGACCGACCAGGTTGACGCGGAAGCCGAAAGGGCAGCGGACGAGGCGGCGGAAGCCGAATATACCATCGCGGAGCAAGGCGACAGGCCAAGGCGTCGGCGCAAACCGCCAATTCCACTGGTGGCGGCCGGGCAGATTCCACCGATTCGGCAGAGCGACGGACAAACCGACCTGAGCAACGGCCGGCGATTCATCCGCATGTTTGGCGAAGACGTTCGGTATGTCGCGGCGTGGCGAAAATGGCTCGTCTTCGATGGTAAGCGATGGGCGATTGACGAAGGCACGCGCATTGAGGCGTTGGCCAAGCAATGTGCCGATGCAATCTGGAAAGTGGCCGCTGCCGAATTGGAGCAATGCGATTACGGGATGCAAGAGGCCATCTTGCGGTTCGCGAAATACAGCGCGAGCAATCGCGGCATCCTGGCCATGCTTTTGATGGCACGCTCCGAACCGGGAATCGCGGTCGAGGTTAAAGAACTCAACGCGAACGGCTGGCTGTTCAACGTCTGCAATGGCACGCTCGATTTGCAAACCCAACGGCTGCGATCGCACCGGCGCGAAGATCTGATAACCAAGCTATGCCCGACGATTTTTGACCCGTCTGCGGATTGCAAATTATGGCTTTCCGGGTTGTCAAAAATCAGCAACGGCCGCAAGTCGATCGAGGGATTTCTGCGACGGCTGGCCGGATATTCATTGACCGGCGTCGTCCGCGATCACGTGTTGGCATTCCTTTTTGGCAGCGGCGCTAATGGAAAATCGACATTCCTGAACGCCATGCTTTCGACGATGGGCACCGACTATGCAACGAAGCTCTCGGCCGAAGTGTTGATGCAAAAGGATGGCGCATCGCATCCGACCGGGTTGACTGATTTGTACGGCATGCGGCTCGCCGTCGTCATTGAAACCGAGGAGGGCAAGCGGCTGGCCGAATCGATGGCAAAGGAACTTTCCGGCGGCGATGCGATCCGGGCTCGGCGGATGCGCGAGAACTTTTGGGAGTTTCAGCCGACGCATAAATTGTGGTTTGGAACGAACCATCGACCAATCATTAAAGGCACCGACCATGCCATTTGGCGGCGCATCAAGATGATTCCCTTCGACGCTGTTATCAGCGATTCGGAAGCCGTCACCGATATGTGCGAGCGGCTTCAGACCGAGGCGTCTGGCATCCTTAATTGGATGCTTTTAGGGTGCGGCGAGTGGCAAGCAGACGGGCTCGGCGAACCGTCCGAAGTGACCGAAGCCACCGGCGGATACCGCTCTGAAATGGACAGCATTGGGGCATTTTTGAGGGATTGCTGCCATCTTACCCAAATAGCCACATGCCGTGCGAGCACACTTTATGCGGCCTATGTCGAGTGGGCCAAAGCAGCCGGCGAACATCCAATTAGCGGCCGCCGTTTCGGTATGTCTATGACAGAGCGCGGCTTAGAACGATTCACAAGCAACGGACCTATCTATCGCGGTATTGGACTACTCGCGGATGGAACGGATTGA